The following coding sequences are from one Pocillopora verrucosa isolate sample1 chromosome 5, ASM3666991v2, whole genome shotgun sequence window:
- the LOC131773288 gene encoding G-protein coupled receptor GRL101-like, whose protein sequence is MDYNKIERLHADQFQGLVEMFELHLSENRIEALPDKIFEGVKNLKGLNIFGNKIQNVTSTTFSNARELRFLFMHYNLMAELPKGFFELLPHIIRVTLDTNLMCCHLDLFRQDADCEFAFNDNFASCHSMFRNLAPRRSLWVVGLLSLFGSVFVVGWQYFLPDNNMVQSIMLVNLGISDGIMGIYLIIIGIKDLQWSGEYYLHDYEWRTGWFCHFNGAMSVLSSEVSVMMISLIAWDRLKNIVFPYTFAKITPRQTRIMCVVIWLVGGIMAFLPLSGMRYFGDWYYGKNVVCLPLQLSPQLQEGWEFSTSIFIVLNFSLFLFITIAYVAILLKSWSSSRRLGAHGTVREIRARAQSAQAKRERALAKRVFFIILTDFLCWIPIIAIGIKSHVEKTFDPPGDLAVWIAVFALPINSAINPLLYTLSTPQVQAVLKAKLRKVWSNVRSIFSSGQNQEEGVNNQQGQIGNGHEHANNEEGEQIEMQVIEHNEVPEMEAPELPAPQPAMEQACGGDETPSSSDYEDDFDIRPATKKTVEVAVHHGESQHRRKSKKEVQVSAGQGGETKPETKELAEEAEKSVEQVESEEILRASDKAGKSEEKVESEEIPIPSDEAQKAGEEEEEKKRLESDMEDTEKGRILYKSANIDSKWS, encoded by the exons ATGgactacaacaaaattgagaGGCTTCATGCAGATCAATTCCAGGGCCTAGTGGAGATGTTCGAGTT ACATCTCTCAGAGAACAGAATCGAGGCTTTACCTGACAAGATTTTTGAGGGAGTTAAGAACCTCAAGGGCCT AAATATCTTTggcaataaaatacaaaatgtcaCCAGCACGACTTTCAGTAATGCCCGGGAACTGCGATTTTT GTTCATGCACTACAACCTGATGGCTGAGCTCCCCAAAGGCTTTTTTGAGCTTTTGCCGCACATTATCAGAGT AACTCtggacaccaacctgatgtgcTGCCACCTTGATCTTTTCAGGCAGGATGCCGATTGCGAATTTGCCTTCAACGATAACTTCGCAAGCTGTCACTCCATGTTCCGCAACCTTGCTCCAAGGAGAAGTCTTTGGGTTGTCGGCCTTCTTTCGTTGTTTGGGTCTGTGTTTGTAGTTGGGTGGCAGTATTTCTTACCTGATAACAATATGGTCCAGTCCATTATGTTGGTAAATCTGGGTATTTCAGACGGCATCATGGGTATTTACCTCATCATTATAGGTATAAAAGACCTGCAATGGTCAGGCGAATACTACCTGCACGACTATGAGTGGCGCACCGGCtggttttgccatttcaatggcGCCATGTCTGTACTTTCAAGCGAGGTGTCTGTTATGATGATTTCTCTGATTGCATGGGACAGGCTCAAGAACATTGTGTTTCCTTACACGTTTGCAAAAATTACACCAAGGCAGACCCGTATTATGTGTGTAGTTATCTGGCTTGTGGGAGGCATCATGGCATTCCTTCCGTTGTCTGGAATGCGATATTTTGGTGACTGGTATTATGGCAAGAACGTGGTGTGCCTGCCCCTGCAACTTTCCCCGCAATTACAAGAAGGCTGGGAATTCTCCACTTCCATCTTcatcgttttaaatttttctcttttcctattTATTACGATTGCTTATGTTGCCATCTTGTTGAAATCATGGTCGTCAAGCAGACGGCTGGGTGCGCATGGAACTGTTCGTGAAATACGAGCAAGAGCACAAAGCGCACAggctaaaagagaaagagcacttgccaaaagagtcttcttcattattctgaccgatttcttgtgttggataCCAATCATTGCTATCGGCATTAAGTCGCACGTCGAGAAAACGTTTGATCCACCTGGTGATCTGGCTGTGTGGATTGCGGTGTTCGCCTTGCCGATCAATTCAGCTATCAACCCACTGCTGTATACCCTTTCTACTCCACAG GTTcaagctgttttgaaagcaaaattgaGGAAGGTGTGGTCCAATGTTCGATCGATTTTCAGCagtggacaaaatcaagaag AAGGAGTAAATAATCAGCAGGGACAGATCGGAAATGGACATGAACACGCTAACAACGAAGAGG GAGAACAGATTGAAATGCAAGTAATAGAACACAACGAAGTCCCAGAAAtggaagcccctgaattgcctgcTCCGCAACCGG CAATGGAACAAGCCTGTGGTGGGGATGAGACTCCATCTTCCTCAG ATTATGAGGATGATTTTGATATCAGACCAGCCACTAAAAAGACTGTGGAAG TTGCTGTTCATCATGGTGAAAGCCAGCATCGacgaaaaagtaaaaaagaag TACAAGTTTCTGCAGGCCAAGGAGGAGAGACAAAGCCTGAGACTAAAGAGCTGGCTGAGGAAG CTGAAAAATCTGTGGAGCAGGTGGAGAGTGAAGAGATTCTAAGGGCAAGTGACAAAG CTGGCAAATCTGAGGAGAAAGTGGAGAGTGAAGAAATTCCAATACCTAGTGATGAAG CTCAAAAGGcaggagaagaagaagaggaaaagaagCGGCTTGAGTCTGACATGGAGGACACAGAGAAAGGTAGAATTCTTTATAAATCAGCCAACATTGACTCGAAGTGGTCATGA